tttcTAAAACAACTACAATCCTAGCGTCACTTTTCTACATTAATGAAGATAGtccaaagataaaataaaaaaatcttaactacGTACTAATTAAGCGAGAAAATCCTATCGACATGCTAGAGCTTAGGTTGTAGACAAATTGTTGATCTCTTATCTATATTTCACCATCATCACTTGGatcatcaataatctgcaaagaaagTTTAATATGTCAAATTATCGATCCATAAACTTTACTAACACATCGATCAAATAATCTTAGCATGTGAAATTTGAGAAATAAGAGGCTTCACAACAAACTAAAAGATTAGAAAGATGTAACATGAGCACTAGCATAGTCAAAGAACAATGGACCTTCAAACAACAAAAACTCCTAGTGCATTGaaatcaaactaaaagaagAAGCTATATAAAGCTAGAACATGTACTTATCATGGAAATAACTACTAATTAAGACAACAACAAGACGTGTTATCCAAATCATGATTTTATGGCTTCGTTTAACTGATCTCAATCACATCTATAATTAGATTGATATAATTAAGTGTACTATAAGAACAACCTGCTTGAAACTAAACTACAAAACAACTAAACTACAAAACGGGCATAAGTTGAATGGAAGAAACTAGTATGCAAGAGTAAGGAAAGTCCCAAAAGTACATTCATTGTTTGGTTCGTTGGTTGTGTAGAACAGATCAACAACCACGAAACGGATCATAAGATGGAGAAAcatttgttctttgtgattgtTGTGTTTTCCCTGTATCTCTCACTCAGTTCAAAAATGTTGTGTTTTACAATAAgcaattattataataattggTGAATAACCCATCATTTCCTGAAACACTTTCATACTTATACTTCATAACAATTTATCTACCAATCTAACACAAAACCACCTTCCTTCTTCCACATCACACTCACAATATGCCACATGATCCAACAAATAATCACTCAAATCCTCAAATTATACGAATCCAATAACTAAGACCAACCAAATGAACAATGCTCTAAGAAATTACCTTGCTTTTAATGTCCTTGTCTCATGTGTCAGCATTCTCTTCACCATTGCCACCAGAATCAtcattattctgcaaaagaaacaTTTTAATATGTTGCATTTCCCATTGGCCTCATTAAATATCCAAATACGAATACGAGATAATGGAGGGATTATAGTGACAATAGGAAGCTGAACATCAGAACAGAACAGTTGtgatctgatcagaacagatcagttctgaacaTAACAGAACAGATCAGTCTGAACAGAACataacagaactgatctgttctgttctgttcagaactgatctgatctgTTTTCCAATTGTTTGAAcagatcagatcagttctgaacagaacagaacagaacagatcagttctgttccGATCAGTTTTGCTTTGTTCTGATCAATTCAGTTCCGTTCAGTTCGCATCTACATTTATAAACTGCATTTGTTTTATTGGAATGCAAATTTTATTTACTCCGAATTCAGTATATTCTAATTCAAGAATAACTAACCATATGTATTGTTGATTCCGCACCATCTAAAAGGGCGGATGAAACATTTCCTTTGCGTACTTCCTTCAAAACTTGTCCCAAAAAAGAAGCAATCATTTTAAAGGATTGTGTTGTTTCATCAAACTTGGAGTTCAGGACTTGATTTTGTTCTGCAAGGTCCGCATTTTGCTTCTTGACAATCGATAGTTCGCCTTTCATGTTCTCCATTTCCATAGCATTGTTGCTAACACAGGTTGACCCTTCTTTCCTAAGCACCCCTTCGACTCCAAATATGTCACTTTTCTTCACTCCAAAGCCATAATTCAGAGGACGTTTAGGTACTTCACCTTTATATATAAGCTCAGTAAAGACCGTATTCTCAATTTCAACCCTAGACATAGATGAAGAAGAACTGGCAAGGTTTTCTTGGACCTTATTGTTTGCTTCTTCCTGTTAAATAATATGAAAAGTGTAAGCTCGAGATGATAAAATATCACAAATGCAAGCACATAAATTCATCTTAGGCCAGTAATGTTCTATTATTGGATGTTGATATGAATGCTAGATTGGGTGATTTTGGGTTAGCTAGGCTTACATTTGCTCACATTCTAAACCAGAAGCAGATATTGTAGAGAGACTCGTTGAGTTTTGAAAACTAGACGTTATACTTGGTTTTCTATTCTACATTACTCTCCCAACAAccaaagaaaagagagaaaaacaaGTAAAGAAATAGAAACAGAAtcagagaaaagaaaagaaaagaacttGCAAATTTGCACAAGCTTTGGTTGGTTCATGCACACATATTTGGTTGCTTTGGTTGCAAATTTAAGTAACAGTTTTTACAGCTTTGGAAAATCAATTATGAACAATATGAGTGTAGTTTGCAAAAAAGATTTGGGAAATCATAGATTGCAATGTCAATGCGTTGCTAGTTGCCTTTATAGATGAGGCCGGGATAGTTCTTTGACACAATTATTATTTGagtatgtttaattgtttatcTATGTGCTATCTCTTGCAACTGCATTACATCTTTTCACTCCAAGTCTCCAAGGACTCCAACTGTTCTTTTTCCATCAGTTTGGTGATTGTGTAAACAAAAATAAGATAGGTGTGATCATAAGTGTACAAGGCATATCATTGCTCATTGCTAGGTGTCATGCTGCTATTGCTAGGATGAATGTTGTTTGTCCTTCCATTTGTTTTGCCTTATGATTGTCTGTTTATTTTAACTTGAtttgtttttatatatttttaacaCCTTTTCAATTTGCTACAGCACAAAACTATTGATAGTGTCCTAGAAAGTGGTGAAAGGTTGGACAGCTTGGTAGAAAAGAGTTCAGATCTTAGTGTTGCATCACAGGTGATTCACAAAACTAAGATATAGCCAAAGCACCTGCCTGCTTCCATTTGAAAGATGAACcgtactaaaaaaaaaaaacgcacCAAGCAGAATAAAAGAGCATGCCAACAATCAGGACTAAATTTACTTTAAAAGACAAGATTGTAAATATTGAATTAGCTCAATGCAATGTATACCACAAATTGATGAGAGAGTGTGCCCTCTTTAAAGCTTCCATCTTCTTTGGCATAAACTGTTTTGTAAAACGCCAATTCGCTAAACTTTCCCTTCTTTTTCTGCAATgttaggaaaaaaaatatatcaacaTACTTATGTGAACAATATTCATGTTTTAAGTTCCTATCTGATTAATACCTATAGCAACTGAAATGCAACAAATCAAATAAGGTAGAAAGTCATACCAAATCTTCTCTTCGATTAGCAAAGCTTGTAGCACCACTGTCGTGCTTATGTCCTTGTAATGCTCGGGCATTTTTTCCCATTTCACATTTTTCCTAATTTCATGAAACCAATGTTAACATGAATAGGCGAAACACTTGCTAAATTTAGGATAGTTCGAGGTCACAAACCTGGGTCTTTGGTAAAAGCCAATAATCGACCAAATCCGTCCAACTCCTATCGGAGACTCCATCAGGTTGTTTGGCATAGTTCTGTTCTCGAGTTCTGTTCACTGGATCGAAATAATCCTTCTTCAAAGTGTATCTATGTTGCTTCCATGGCTTGTCAATACGCATCAAAAGTGCATCGTTAACTATCTTCCCTTCGGGTATCACAAAATGATTCttcaaagaaaaaagaaaaatcaagttaCACCATATTTCATCTCCAAAACACCACATTGGTAAACGATTTTGTAGAAAGAAAAATGCATGACTcgacatattattattaatgGAATGTATACTTCTGTTAGAATGGCCACTAAAGCTCTCAACATCTTCATAGTCATATTTGAGTGCTGTTATTAATGAATTTATTAGCATTACACTTCTGATTAGTGACAAAGAACTAACATTTTATACTTAAGATGGAAGTCTTACTGTCCTAGGAAAGTAAACAAGCTAGATTAGAATGTAGACAGATCATTCCTCATTGTATAATCACCATTCACCAAGCTTATAAAGGAGATAACTTACTATAACAGAAGAAAAATGAATTGTAATCTGCTGATTAGATTAAAAACTTGCAGTGTACTCTACATTGATCAATTCACATTAAAATATTATCATCCTTGTAAAGGCGTATCAAAAGCGACCAGTCTAACGGAACATGAGCAGAATAACAGGGTCAGAGGGAGTATAGTAGGGTTGGGGAAAAATTAGTGTGAACAGATTGGAGAAAGGACAGAAGGGTGTTAGTACAATACTGCTTTAATGCACGAGACATAAGTGTGTTTTTACCCTACATTTACTCAGAATTAAGTTCTGATCAGTTATATCCTGATCTGATCAATTCAGTTATGATCAGTTCTCATCAGAATGTTCTGATCTAATCAATTAGTTCCAACCAGAATAGACTCTGTAAAAGAAGAAGCTGAAGTCAATGATTTGCTTATTGAAGCCAAAAATGGAGATGACAAAAATTGAAGCTGCTTGAATTGAGAATTCAGTTGCAGTGCAAATGTGGTCTGATCCTCAAGGCATATAAAACTCTCATTAAACACACATTTTTCGTTTCTGGAATATGGAACTAGCAACTCAGGCTGTGTTCGGCATCATGGCCGTTtttcgttttttaattttttaatcaaaaaaacaaaaataaggcTGTTCGGGTATGTTGTTGAATAAAACGACTTTCGAGGCTTTTTCACAAAATCGAAGCGGAAAATCAGAAACCACTAAAAGTGGTTTTGTAAGTTCCGTTTCAGTTTTCTCCTACAAAGAGTACATTCCTTCTCTCCAATCTCCATCTTGGTTCCCGGCATCGCCTAATTATTCTCAAGATCCAAGGTTCAAGTTGGCTAGTATATAGCCTAACTATTCTCAAGATTCAAGGTTCAAGTTGGTATGGAGCCATGGAGTTCTTCTCGATCATCTTCTTCAacatcctcttttttttttttttttttttttttatttccccTTGAAATCATCTCCACTGTTTCATCCTTTTGTTTATTGGAACTGAAAATTTTGTTGATGAATTGAGTTTGGTAGTTTGTTTGTTCGTCTAAATTGTTTGTCCATCtttgttctttaattttttttttcaattgtcGCTGTCGATTATTTGAGTTTGGAATTGGTTTGtcaattttgtattttttattttggtgttGATGTTTGAAGGAATAGATTTTAGTGAATAGTGGTTGTTAGTCTTATTACCACTTTCCAAACTGCATACTGATAAAAGTTAATTCGGAGTCATAGTATTAGATTAATACTACTGATTGAATGTGTGAAGTAGTTCCAATTTCTGGATTGTTTGAGTAGAGGGAAGTCAAGCTCtatattgttaatttttttgttgaaatagtaagtggtcaTAATTAAGAAAAGCCATAGTGAATTAGTGACCTATTAATTTAGAACGGGATGTCTTATGAGATTAATCAATTTAACTGCAAATGCTTCGTATTCGACATAGCGTCCATATACAATTGCTTTTGATTTTTTAGGTAAAAGCTAGACCTCTTTGATTTGTAAAGTGCTAAAATTTTTAGAGGATCAAATAGGGATGACCATTTTAGGGGACTATTCAAGAAAACTCATAAGGTATATTCATCCCTTTTGTTGTTAATATAAAAAACTATCAGAAGCTTGAATATCAGCATATCCTTGAATCTGTATCCTAAAATacttaaatataataaataattatgatactataataataataacaataataataatctctattatataagccaactcCTGAGGGCTTTTttgtaaattaacttttcgtgtcccccattaaaattacaaaaacacCCTTCAATGTTTAACAGTGTACACCAGACCCCACCTCTGAATTAAACCCCAGGCTCCCTTCAACGCGCTCTCTCTCCTAACTCTATCGCCCTTTCTTCGTTCATCTCTcccgttctctctcctctcacacTTCAATTTTTTGAATTGTCTGCTCCTCAGATCTCTCCCATTAACCTATCCACAGCACAATCATCAGAGAGTTTACCGGCATCTTAGGGAGCGCCTTACAGATCTTTTCTAAACCTTTGTTCGCTGGAGCGGCGGAGAGGAGAGAGGCGAGGATGACAACGAAGTCGGCGGCCACCGTATTCTCCACAGCTTCCTTAGCGCAGCCACCGtattttcttttctatttcCATCAGAAGTTCAGATCTGAAGGTAAAATCTTCCCTCATttcctttattattttcatgtaATTATATATTTGTTGTAATATGTTTTCTTCAATTTGTTTATGTGAAATTCCACCATGATTAGGCGTAATTCTTCTAATTCTTCACTATTGCAGTACAATTTATTGGGTTTTCAATTAGGGGTTTTTTCCCCTCCCTTTCGATTTCGAATTTTTTGAATTTGGGTTTTTTTGCCCTCCCTTTTGATTTCGAATTTgttgaattagggtttttttgcCCTCCCTTTAGATTTCGAATTTgttgaattagggttttttttcCCCTCCCTTTTGATTTCGAATTTGTTAAATTCTGATTCTTGACGTGATTTTGAAATAGGTTTTGGGTTTTGTTGAGTTTGTCGGGTTTGTTTCTGTTGTTGCAACACCAATTTTACAATCTAGGgattttaattgctattttgttTTCGTTTTTGCAATTTTAATTACTAATTGAAAGCATATTTATAACGATGTTTTGCTTTTGATTAGGTTTTAGAAATCTGATTTGGATTCCTAATAAGTTCTGCCTACAAGTCTCTATTTAAATCTGATTTGGATTTCagaatcgatttttttttacaatGTATGATTGAATATTGATTTTTTGGTGATTCAATTTGATTGGTGGTTTTGTTAGGCGAATGCGTTTGTGGAAGGTGTGACACAAAATCGGCGTCAAATCGATGAACTGGAGAGATCTTCCTGCGTTGATGGTGGTGATTTGACGACTGATGGAGTTCCTATTGATTTTTATCTTATTAGGTGGGATTTAGAAGGATCTGTATTTTACTACGCATTCAGATCTTTGTTTAGTGAATTTGATTAGTTTTTTGTATTTCTTTTTGCAgatttgtcaaaggattaagCTATATATCCGACTATGTCGCCTTTGAAGGAGATTGTTGATGGTATTCATAGTTTTGTGGCTAAGGTTGAAGATGACCTCAAGGTAAAAGTTTCAATCTTTGTATTGATTATTTTTGTCTTTATTTTAAGGTTGTTTTTGTTACCAAGGATTTGGACTTTAGGGGTTattatgctatgatttgtaatCAGCATCTttgtgaatgcataaaaacatgTTTAACTTAAATTTTAGGTCTGAGAACACATTGATCGTTGTTGAAGTACTAGCTTTTGTGTTGTTGTCATCCTGCTACAAGTACTAGAGTGTGTAAAAAATGGAGTATAACTACGGCTTTTCAATATAACATCAAATTGGTTTGGATTCTGGTCGGATCAGAGATTTGCCTTCTCTACACTTAACTAAGCCGAAAGAAACGATAGATAGGAAACCAATGAAATCAGTTGCTTAAGAGATCAACTAATTACTACACCTTCCAATCAGTCCTGCATCCAGATTGGTGGAAGTTAATAAAACAGAGATTGTTCGTAATTTTGTAAACCAAGGGTCTCCCAAAAACCCGCCATTTGACAATCTAACATTCTTATATTAGGTCAATAATCCACATTACCTTCAGTTGAGGAAAATAATATTGCATAAAATAACTATGCAAAAACCCTAACTCTTCTTTGTTTACTTACATTTAGTATATCCATTAGAGTTATCCGGCTCTGTGAAATTTTCGGCCCTTTAGGGGTTCtcttttcttttaaatttttggCTATGTGAAACTTAGAATTCGTGTATATTTAATGTGTTCTCTAATCTATTTGAAATTTCAGGTATCCACGAAAGCTTTTTCGCCCCTAGCCATGGAAGAACTGCATAACTAGGGTTCCAGTGAACCAACTCTGCAACTCCAACTTCCTCTCTCCTAAAacctcactctctctcctcaacaaCGGCACGAACGAAGCACACTGCTAAGAATTCCACCGGATGAAAAGCCCTACCGTTTCCCTTTCTTTGAGATTGTGTAAGTGTATTTTTCATAATCAATTTCAATTGCCATTTTCAGAATACTTGCTGCTTTTAACATCTGGCTTTGATGGCTGTTTAACAACATTTAAATTGACATCTTTCTCCAAGCTTTGCATGCCTTCATTGACATCCTGGCAAGACCTCTCTGAGGTAGAATAAATGGTTTCTGATTTCTGAAATTAATGGTTATTTTATGTAATCTGATTCTGCTCCTTGTATGCAACTTTAAGGATGCATGAAATCTACATAAACCCCCTTTGGGTTTGCTCTTTTCTGAATTGTATTTTTGTTTGAGAATTTGATTCATCTACTGTATTCAAGTTCTTTAGAGTTAAACATTTGATTGATTAGGCTACAGttcttagtttttttttctgttttatcAATTGACTAGGGTTTCCGATAAATCTCAATTTTTTCCGTAAggtttttgtgatttttttgttttgaaatttgacgTTTTTGCCCGAAGTTGTTTTAAGTTTAGAACCGGTGAATCTCGGGGATTTGGTTATATTAGTGAATTAagcttatatatatatttgcttATATTATTGGATTTGCTTAAATTGATGTGATGTGTGTTGATATTGTCAAAAATGGGGAAGGTTTCAAGCAGTTTGGTAACGTTGGGGCTGGATTTAAGAGACTAATGATTGTAGGAGACATAGCCAGGAGAGTAAACCCGATGGTGGGATGAGTGTTTTGGTGAGTATGAAATACTTAGTGAAGTGCTTGCACTGCCATTTTAACTCCGCCTTAATTATCGTGCTCTCTATGGTGTTGTTCTTTGACTGTGGACGGTGGTTACCGGTTCTTCGTCTCTGGGTTGAGACAGAAGTGATAAAGCTCTCAGCTTCCATAATAGGATTTTAGTTCTTGATCTTGAGTGCCTCTTTCAACCTTTTTGGCAGCTTTGGTTATTATGTAAGTCTGCTTAATTTGACTCATTGTGCATGCTTATGCCTACTGTCTTGAGCTGCTTAATTTGACTCATTGTGCATGCTTATGTCTACTATCTAATCCTTCAATCTTCAAACTTACATTAATGGAGGTACACATTAATACAACAGCTCTATATCATGTTCCAACTGTTTGAAGCTTTTTGAATAGTTGTGCTATCAAATAGCAGGAAATTTGGCAATTGATTGATTGGCgtaattgatttttgtattgggTCATTTTACTAGAGGAATGCCTGATTTTAGAAGTGTCGAATTCTACTTACCTTTTGCTGTTTGTTTTCATGCCGGTTGTTCCACTCTGTTGTTTCTGCAATATTGCGTTTTGTTTTTGGGGAATTCAGAAATTCTTAATTGGAATCTTCTCAAATCTGCATACAGAGTACTAAGTATGTTGCAAGATTCCAATTGATAGTACACAGTCACTCAATTTCTTTCATTTCTTGAAccttttgatttcaaatttgtaatatttgggGGTTTAATTTGTTCCAGGATCCCACCTACGGAACAGAACAAGAAATTAAAAGGCATGGGGAAGAAGAACGGGGAGTCAGGATCTGCAGTTGGGATGAGCAACTCTTTGAGTAAGGTATTTCAGAGTTGTAGTGCATGGCTGGATAAGTTAATGAAGCATAAGCGTGGCTGGGTTTTTAATACCCCTGTTGATGTGAAGGCCCTTGGTTTACATGATTATTTCACAGTAATTAAGCATCCAATGGACTTGGGTACTAATCTAAATACCAACTGGTACAAATATCCCAAGGACTTGAGTTTGATTGATCGAATTTAGGAATTTATATTTTAGTACTAAGATTTAGATTCTTTGTCATGTAAAGGCATGATTACTCGGTTTCACTATTTAGATGTATAATCgtataatattaattttttaaaatacgaactttgtgaacatttatttttatctaatatttatatttagttgttgtaataaaattttaagtttttatataatttcgcacgcatcgcgtgcataaaatactagtatCCTCAAAGTGAAGCTTGGGCCTAGAAATGACATAAGAGTAATAGTTGTGTATTGGTTTTAGTTAACTGGAACCTAAAACTAAAACAGTTTTGAGAAAATAGAAAACCAAAACTGAAATCAGTTTCctattttttaaaaacataaaaccGAAAACTGACAATAATGCCGAACATGCCCTCAGGTGTATGATTTTATTTGGTGTAAACATATTTTTTGTTCATGTTGGCTATATATCCAGTTTAAGTTTCATATGTGATAATCTTGTATGTTTGTGGTATAATTGTTGTGACATATTTACAGAAGAAAGCAAAAACAGCAGCATAACCAAGAAAAGAAACCAACCAGAAAGTCTTAACCAACAAAGCAACCTACCAAAAATAAATCTACAATTATTCCAAGTGTTAAGAACGATAAATACACATACCCGAATAAGTGTAATAATATTGGCTTTTAACTGCTTGTTCACCTCACGCCAACTATGTACTCCCACTGGACAAAATCTATCTATTTTTGCAATATCTCCGAGGAAACTCACAAGGATGGAACCACCTTTTCGAATAGGTTGGTTGAATTCATTGAACTTGACAATGTATTTGAATCCCTTTGCATCTTGCCAGACTTCTCGAGGTGGAACTGATCCTTTCACCAGGTATCGTATTCCATCAACATCTGCCACAAGAGTTAAATGAGATTAAAAAATTACCAAGACATTTTATACTTTGCATATTTGATGTAGGACATGTTTACCTATAGCTATGGCCTCTTCCTTCTCATCAAACTCCCTTGAAGCTGGCCAATTTGGAATAATAATCCGACGTCGATGTTTTGATTTTTCTCAGGAGGATCACTTCCTTCTCCTTCACCCTCAAAAGTTGATTCTTCCAAATCCATTTCTCTTTCACCATCAGAAGCTGATTCTTCCAATTCGTCCCAATTGTAATTGGGCATAACTTCACACTCAGCATGATTGGATGGAGGAGACCGCCTCctttgaaatgcattttcacTCACATGCACCTGACTAGAAGCAAGCTTCCCGACTCTCTTCTTCCCTTCCATGGTGTCTGGTGGTGTAGGAGCTCATGTCATCACAGGTTTTGTTGCTCCCATGGGTGCAGCAAATACACTTTTCTCTAAATGTGGCTTGACATAAGGCTGTTGGGTAGCTTTGAGAGGTTGTTGGGTAGCTTTGAGAGGCTGCTGGGAAGCTTTCTGAGGCTGCTGGGAAGCTTTGTGTTGGTCCAAAGAGGGTTGCAGAGTAGCTTTGAGAGGCTGGAAAAGGTGTGGATTCGTCGTTGTTGCTTTCTGTGATTCTCTTTCAATCAGGTTCGGAAACAAAGGTCCCCTTGACCATCTGCTTTGTGCCACTTTTGTTTGTGATTGTGATTCTCCTGTAAGAGTGGACGGCATTGATCGTTGTGAGGGGTTAGA
This genomic stretch from Spinacia oleracea cultivar Varoflay chromosome 3, BTI_SOV_V1, whole genome shotgun sequence harbors:
- the LOC110789025 gene encoding uncharacterized protein, with product MSRVEIENTVFTELIYKGEVPKRPLNYGFGVKKSDIFGVEGVLRKEGSTCVSNNAMEMENMKGELSIVKKQNADLAEQNQVLNSKFDETTQSFKMIASFLGQVLKEVRKGNVSSALLDGAESTIHMNNDDSGGNGEENADT
- the LOC130470013 gene encoding uncharacterized protein, coding for MTMKMLRALVAILTENHFVIPEGKIVNDALLMRIDKPWKQHRYTLKKDYFDPVNRTREQNYAKQPDGVSDRSWTDLVDYWLLPKTQEKCEMGKNARALQGHKHDSGATSFANRREDLKKKGKFSELAFYKTVYAKEDGSFKEGTLSHQFVYGSSFKWKQAGALAIS